Within Topomyia yanbarensis strain Yona2022 chromosome 2, ASM3024719v1, whole genome shotgun sequence, the genomic segment CGGCAGAAACTGTGGTGACACCGAAGAGTCACTACAATATTCGCTCGGAGAAAATAGTGAGGGACAGACCGGGGGAGCAAGAGGGCCCGAAAAAGCAGCAAAATTGGAGGGCTGCAACGGAAGCCTTTTCGTGAGAGGTACAAGGGCGATGCACTGATCATCGAAGCGAACGATACGACGTCCTACGCCGCTCTTCTCAAGAAAGTGAGAGAGGACTCAGAGCTGAAGGAGCTGGGAGAGAACGTTGTGAAAACGAGATGCACTCAGAAAGTCGAGATgatcttcgagctgaagaaggtCCGTCAAGAGCACGACCTACCGCGAGCTCGTTGCTAAATCCTTGGGCAGcgaagcgaacgtgagagcTCTGTCGCAAGAAGTTGTAGTCGAATGCAGATGGAGCGATGCTTCAGGTGCTTGGACCTCGGTCCTCAGGCAAGAAACTGCAAGGGCCCGGACAGATCTACACTGTGTAGAAAATGCGGAGGAAAGGGGCACGTTGCTAGAGCCTGCATGAAGCAACCAAAGTGCATGATCTGCAAACCGGAGGACGGAAATGACTACGCGACGGGTGGCTTcaaatgccctgcgtacaaaaaGGCAAAGGCAGGCCAACAATGATGGAGATAAcagcagtcaacaacagaaactaaatgcgacgttgcaattattgcagaaccGCATCGTGTTCCTTCCAATAGCGGTagctgggtggtggatagtaaGGGATGGCTGCAATTCAAGTAATGGGCGGTGTGATACTGGCGTTTcgggacatgttcaggatagtcctacagaaatgcctagACGACGGCTAATtctccggatagatggaagatccagaagttgGTGTTGCAGCCAAAACCAGCGAAACCACCAGAAGATCCAGCATCATATCGGACTATATGCCtactggatactcttggtaaacttctggaaagggtcatcctcaataggctgacgacctacgctgaaagtgagaacggactatcgcggaatcagttcggattccggaaagggatatcgatggtggacgccatccgcacagtcatcgcgagcgcggagaaaACATCGAAGCAAAGAGAAGGGTAATCACTACTGTGCCGTGGCAACattagatgtgaagaacgcgttcaactgTCCCAGCTGAGGggccatcgccgtagcgctgcacagaatgcgagTTCCGGACTAGCtatgcaaggttctgaaaagttacttccagagccgagtactggtctacgaaactgCAAGGGCCCAGGGTCACGGCGGGAGAACATTaaggctccatactcggcccaacgctctggaatacaaggtacaacggagtgttaacactggaactgcccagggaaGTTGAGATTGTCGGATTTTCAGATAACGTTGTCCTGAGAGACCCTTGAGGAGCTGGAGATGTTAATAGCAGAggcaataggcatcgtggaaacctggatggctgacgtcaagttgtagctggctcaccacaagacagagatagtgctggtcagcaaccgtaaaaaaaaTCTAGCGTGTCGTGAACAGTGTCAATCTATCCCCATGGGGACAATCTATCCCATCGATGAGTTTGCTGAAGCACCTGGGCGTGTCGCTCGACGATcgattaaattacaacagccatgttgactatgtaggggaagatggggtaaaacgcacccctggggcaaaatgcaccccttgttTATATCGATAACttctgaaaatttctagaaaagggtaacaccagtcggaagtccgtcATAGTTAActtacactgtcaaagtttgataaccgtacataaATAGCaactcgagaaataaacaaaaatcaataacgtgctcttctcatgtaattattgtggctcgtgcaacaaggattttcagctcttataaaagctgttttactattatataagtgcattccagttctatttatatcgttgctcattattctgtcgcgctatatatgaaaaatctattaaatagttcactttttgctaaatttatatctctgctccatcgggggaaaatgccctcttctttgattttgctgattttttaatcgaaaacagaaaaatcgttctggaAACAtgctaattgcataacctaaggctatttaatgacACACTTTTTTGAAAtcccgtcagaaaacaaaactacttgcttgttcaccgagcattctgccccaTTGTTGCGGTGTAtcctgccccgttgttgtagtgcattatgccccgttgttgtgctGCATTTTGCCCCCACAcgggtgcgttttgccccgcttatttttgaaaaggtaattttcaatgattttgaaaaattgaatatttttgatgtttttgaatactttgcaaagcgttatgattgtgattacagaggaaaatgttggctagaCGCTATCATtgattaaattctcccaattgatgatctatagctgagttatgttcatatttccttaggggatgcgttttaccccatcttcccctatatgCGAAGGCTGcaaggacaactaacgcattggtaAGGATCATACCGAATTACAGAGGAGCAAGATGTAGCACGAGACGTCCCCTGTCGGATGTGGCACCTCaccatacaaagttgtgacaaaattataaaaatttatttatgtgACTAAAAACTGGGTttttgactaattttgggtcgatgAATCCATTTCggatatcagttttgaaattccataattcttttttcgactacttttatgtaaactcatttgaaggcgttggtcgttaaagggttaatatacacgttaaAAATAGTAGCCAATCACATAGGAGGGTTGACAAAACTAGTGAAAAACACTAATTtaccagtaatacatttatgtgctacagggcgtctccatatgtttcaaaaacatagatataacaccttcagtacaaaaatgcgcaagatgaagCCTATATATCTTGAAACCTACACTAAATTTTGTGTCAGGctcatgataagtgacccacGGGAGACCATCCCAAAAATTGTGAGGCGTATGAAGATAAATTCTCGCACGTTTTTTGAGAAAGGCcgataagcatgctgtcaaaattcactttgagagaaaattccggatccggacaaaccgtaactcgccgagaatatggatgttaacattttatgaaagagaaaagttttctctttcgtctatTGCTGCGATTagtggtttgtccagaattttctctcaaagtgaattttgacaatatGCTATGACATTAAATTTCTCAATTGCACAAACACAAATGATATCTGCACAAAATGCTCACGTCTATATTTTTACTTATTCATTCTTCTCTTCAAAGAACTCAAAactcccatgtgctatgggaatccctatacacattggacaattatgcttctagcaGCAGTATAGGTCTTAAAGGTTTTGAGATAATGCGCCTTCAATTGTTGATTTTCATTCATAACTCACTTAAATTCAGTCCAATAGTATGTGAAATTGAATGCGATGATTTGAAACGTATTTTTTATTCGAATGTTTACGCAGTTTTTCCACAGATTTTTGTTCTAGCATATGTCTGTTTTTTTATATTCGAAAAAAGGGCACTTTCCACGACGTTTGGCAACGCGGTACAAGTTTTTTGAATGACTGTTTATAAGCAAATTGTAGCCCATGTTCACGATTTTGCCAATTGATAAATTTTTCCAAAGCGGGCTATCAATGACAAGGCTAGTACGTATACCGAAAGAAAGCcagctattttttttttaaactggtCCGATGTGTATCCAAGCAAGTGGGGGTGTAGAGTTGATCAATAAAGTAGTAGATCTGATAAGTTGTTTATAGAGACTGGTACAACATTGTAAATGACATGACACGATTACAAATCTAACAATACGGTAAATGATTATACAATCAAGAAGAGTCATTTCTGTTTACTTAAATTGATTTATTCGTTTAGTATTAGTTTTAACCATTAATAtcaatttattatttacttACAAACTAAAAGTATTCACAATGTTGGATGATATTGTAGCAAACACCTATCATATCACATCAGTAAATCTCTTGAACAAAATAAGGGAGAAAAGACTATGGACATTGATTATATGTAGTTCACTAAAGGCGTTGGTAGGGACATACAAAATCCTTATTTATTTGGACGAGGTGGTTTGGCTTTTACAAACTTTTTTTCTCACACGATTACAACTTATTTGGAAATAATGTCTAAAAACATTTCAACGATTTTGATAACAGTTTTAGTCAAAAAAGGAACTAAACATGCAGTTTATAGCATTTAATAGGTAAATTTCTCACAGTGAAAGAGAAGTTTTATCATTAGTTTATTAATATTCATTGCAATGGACACTACATTCCAAGAACGCGTAAAGCTTAACATTTCCAAACGGAGCACTTATGATGCCGCTGTGAACGACTGCCACTTAGTAGTCCAAAGCCCATTCGTTCTCGGTTAGGAAGGCATCAACGACCTCCTTCATGGAATAATTCGAAATCAGTTGGTCTTGTGTCAGCTTCACTCTAGTTACAGGATCAAAATGTCCAACACGTTGCAAATGTTCTTCGATATCCTTGCGTTCATAGGTCATACCGGATGGCGTGATGACGGGATCTACCAGTAGTTCGAAACTGATCTTACCGCACAAATAATCAGGTACTTCTCGTTTCTGGAAACAAACCCAAAACTGGCACTTAGAAGAGTTGACAGATATATGATCAGCAGAAACTTACCCTTCGCCTTTCGTCCACCTTTGCAAAAATGTTGTTCAATTCAGTTATGTGGTTCTCCTGATACAGGAATGAGAGGTAACAATATATTAAATTTAGTGTACACATCGTTTGAGCAAGCTTGAAACTTACACTTTCTCGTTCAAATTCCATAGTTTTTTCTCTCGCTGTATCCTCGTTGAGTGTATCATCTAATTTCAGTTTAGCTATTCTGTTTTCCATATCCTCATTAATGAGTCTAACAATATAATAAGAAAAACCATTGTACTTACATACTTATATTTTCGATGCGCAAGGATTTGTTATCGTTATCGCATTTTTGTTCAATTCTTACAAACAACATAATTTATCTAGTACATTATGGGTCTCGTAATACTAGCAATTAACCCAAAACATCATGCAAAGACCTCACCTGTTCAGGTAGCTCTGCAGTTCAATCTCCTGGCAGATTCGTTTCTCTTCCTGAATGTTCCAACGCTTTTTTCGCGCGAGCCGCAGCTGTGATGCAATATCGTCCCCGAAGTTAAGCTTCTGTTCCTTGGCTAAGTCATGTGCTCGCATTAGGTGTTTGATTGCTTCATCGTACGATTCTAGCTCCATTAGACTGAGACCgaggaaaaaatgaccctttACCAGGTTGGGATCCATATCCAGAGCTCGTCGACAGTCCGGACAGGAGGATTCCCATCGTTTCATTTTGATATGACAGAGGGCCCTGTTTGTAAAATATGTGGCATTGGTCGGATTTTTTATCTGGAAGCAGGAACGAAAGAATATAGGTGACCAGGGAGTTTACACATAATTGTAATTCTACTGTGAAATTCAGAACATCTTTCTAGTCTTGATGTAGTCAACCAACAGTTGGCATTCGATTCTATAACCTGTCTTCGACAAGCAATCCCCTGCTCGAATAGAATGAGAGTGGTGAACGTATTTTGAAGCCGTGATATCTCGCACACGCTTTTGCCTAAGTGACTTTCGCCGCTATTAAACAATAGTCTGTGCGAGTCTGCAATGAGAGCATTGTACCTTTTTATTCTTTGACGCAAAAGATAAGTATCCGTATTCCTTATATCATCTAGCAGTCTACTTCTCCTGCTATCTGATATTTGTTGCTTGCACGGTGTATTGAACCCTTAAAGGGGTGCTCCAAGACGGGACTCAAACGAGTGATCCTCCTGATTCCATCATGGATGGCGATAATTAAACTTGTCCCTTGTGTGGAGAGCTATAACCTGATAACTCAATTGGGCCATGGGTAATATAAAACGTTCGATATAATTCAAATCTCTCGGGACCTAATGGTGTATTATTCGGTCGAGACCGATATCTGCAAGATAATGCCTAGTCACTTGCACATTGTGGTTAGTAGCTTAAAGCAAGAAAAGGCGACGGCATAAGAGAATAGGTCAAGTCAAACTTCATGCAACCTTCGCTGGCGCAGCTCTACCTAGCCACATCACGATGCAAAGGCGGGGAGAATTTaaggcgctcccttaaggaacgctcaaagTGTTCTTTTGTAGGAATATGGAAGAGTGCTTCGTCATCTGTTCTTTTAGAAAATTTCTAGGAACAAGCCTTATCATCAAactgatcactgttctacagtggaattacagaagtatcctcccgaaaatcgattctctcgattcgaTAATTTGAGATGTGGCGCATTTGCATATGTAAAACATGACATCCCTGAAACAGATCTCAATTTTCTCTATTTTATTACCACTTACTCACTCGTTTGGAGCGAGATGATTCTTACGGGGAGCATTTTTAGAGCTACAAAAGAGCTGacaatttaattaaattgaGGACGTctggcattgaagttgtcgcctCTCAAGTTTAAAATAAACTCGAATGAATGAATGTATTTTGCATAGTTTTATCTCCACCACATCGCTTCAGTTGAATCGCTTGCGAAAGGTAATTCCTGATTTCCCACGCCCCCCTGATTGATCAGTGTTtatattacattttttcatTTCGATTTCTTAACAATAATTTATTGTGCACGCGCTTATCTTgactaataatatttttttttgtgcagaACACGCTTATCTTGACTAATACAATAATACAACCGAAGTTGTATAACATTCCACTGACACAAACTGAATGAGCGAGAATTTCACTTAGATAGGACGCCGATCAAAAATTGAGCAGAATAAGCACATCAGTcgtagagattttttttttcaaagaatttgGAAGTATGTATGACATTTATCAATAAAATCCAAAAATTGAATCTCAGACAATCTTTCGAAAGTGACGTAGTAATCAGAAATTTCGCACCTTATTTCACGCAAAGCTATCATTCAATATGGATATCTCGACCAATCCTCAAATAAGCTCAGCATTGTGATATCCTAtccaaggagtttttattctcaggtgatacgatcctcaaaaacactgatcagccatgttggttttagaaacgacagctaacaacattgtttactagttctctccatatgtttgctttgatttcagagggtaaacaaagttgttcgctgtcatttttcttccccgcagtctgctgcatgcttacctcactcctcgcCTAGTTACAGccgaagacgaatcaccttagaactctaagcaccttgatcCTATCTACAGAAAGCAAACAACATTTTTGACGGCAAGTGCTTTAGAAAGGACTACCATGTGTTACCCGACATGCGGCTACAATGAAAAGGGGTTTATGTGTGTGTTGTTTTAGCAAGTAAGaaattatatttaaattttgtttgttacCGGCTCTCGTAGGTTATTGTATGTAGTTTATTTCCATTATAAATATGTATtattattttgtgatttttttgtatTAACATAGGTTAAGTACACTTAAATAGTTTCAACCGATAAATAAGCTACGACAATTtgcgagaaaaaaaatgtaactgTTATTGTTTAGGGAATTGCGGATCCCTGCCAAAATATCTCGAGGCTAAAAGAGGCCTTTTGTGCCCACCCCGGAACGTCCAGACCAGGTGTTGGGGTTTTGCGCGATTCCCCATATGGGATCGCGATTCCCCTCTCGAGCAATAAGCAGCCGTAATCCCTAAACGATATCaaaataaataagaaaaaaaaatcatatgtaCCGGAAAAACCGCAACGGCAAAGGACGGCAAAATAGACCGCactaaaaaaacgatcatttaaACCCAACCCTAACCCTGTCGATAAAACTTTTTATGGCAGAGCATTTCGTCGACGCAGAACCACAGTATCCGGCTACTaagtgggagagagagagaaaatagGAGAGAATGAAAGATGGGAAGAAGGTGATGTTGAGAGAGATGAGgataaaggaggaaaattgaaGGCAGTCGATAAGGAGTGATCAAAGCGAACGGAGTTAAAATTAGCAGAAAATAAAGTGTTGAAAGTTAGCCGATCGAAAAAGCGAAGAAGTTAGAAGCTAAATTTGGAAACGTGAAAGGACAGTTGGAAAATAAGCGTCTACAATAATCGGAGGCGATCGTCATAGTCCTCGGCGAGAAATACACAGGCCCGAAGGATAGTCCCGTATCGAAGCACGTTGGTGATCCGGATTAACTCGATCCTCGAATTCATTTCCACGTGCCATCATCAAAATTTCACCACGGACGTCTTACGGATCTTTGGTTCCAGTCCACAAACCGCCGGATTGGTATACCAGGAGCATTCGACACCGATCCTTCCCTCGTCGAGTTACTAAGAACTCCACTGTTCCAGTGCCAACCGCGAAGCACGACGACGAAACGACTTTCACTCCCGTCGTTGTCTTAGGAAGAGTCGTGGCCTTTAACTTCGTCCAGCACCGCTAGACGGCGGATACTAAATCGTGGGTAAGTCGCTCGAAGTGCGACACAGGTACGTGACCATCTTTACTCTCTCTCCCTCTCCTTCTGTACCCGAGGATCATCGATGGGCCCCACCGATCGACGATCAGCGCTGCACCTTAATCTGTACAGATTCGAAATAAACATGATTGTAATCGTAttttctatttaatttcatGAATGAGAGCCCGGTCACTCCTAAA encodes:
- the LOC131681357 gene encoding E3 ubiquitin-protein ligase CHIP, translated to MSKHMYSTANLTDIELKDQGNRMFSARKYDDAINLYTKAIIKNPTNATYFTNRALCHIKMKRWESSCPDCRRALDMDPNLVKGHFFLGLSLMELESYDEAIKHLMRAHDLAKEQKLNFGDDIASQLRLARKKRWNIQEEKRICQEIELQSYLNRLINEDMENRIAKLKLDDTLNEDTAREKTMEFERESENHITELNNIFAKVDERRRKREVPDYLCGKISFELLVDPVITPSGMTYERKDIEEHLQRVGHFDPVTRVKLTQDQLISNYSMKEVVDAFLTENEWALDY